A window of Benincasa hispida cultivar B227 chromosome 9, ASM972705v1, whole genome shotgun sequence genomic DNA:
CCTTTAGGTCTGGAAAATAGGTACGAAAGGTTGCAGCATTTTGTATTATTTCACTGAAGACTGTTTTATTTCCGATTTCTGAACACTGCTTGTCCTTCTATTGCTTTCAGGTCCGTGGTTGATCAGATTTCTGTTCCACTTTATTGTTCAAAAAGCTTGAACCGCCTTCATGTAGTAAGCATGATATATAGGCCTTTCCTGGTATGAACTGTTCTTGCACTTTCTTCATGTTCTGGACTCTATGTCAACTAAAGAGTATCGTTATGACGGTCATTTATTAATCCAGTATTTAGTTCTTGGGGTGTTGCTGGCTTACCCGTCTTTGAACTCTGAGAAACAAATTTTCTACGAAACATCTCCTTTACAAACACCACGATTGCAACCATCTTTTCTATTTGCTTTGAACCAGTGTTATGATATCTTGTATCCCTGAAGCTTCGAATGTTAAAGAATCTTCTTCCATATAGAGTTCAGTCACTAACTTACAATTATGTATCTAGCACATTTTCATTTTGCACCCTCGATTGTATCCGAAATAACCAAGTCAAACATTTCCCCACATATGTGCCAGATTTGCTGTTCATGTTCAAGTTCAACAATGGAACCTATCATCATTTTGTTTCATCACGCTGACTAGTAATGTCATATATTTGTTTTGTCTTGCCTATTTAGATAGTTTGTATTATTTGTATTCTGAATCTATTATATTGTTCTCTTCTACTGCAGTTATACGTTTGGGATGAATCAGAATGCATTCCTCTGCTTGTCAAGAATCAAGCCGCAGAAATCTTGTTTGGTAACATCAAAGCTGAAAAGATTTACTCCCATTACAGTTTGCATAAGTCCAATTCCCATCCTAACTCAAATGCTGTTGCCAAATCAAGCCATTCCGGTGCCCCGATTGCTAATTCTCCTCGAGCTATTGGGAAAGGAGACAGGCCTTCTAAAAATTTATATCTCGTCTGGTTGATCTTTCTGAAAATGTTGCTAGAACAAGGAAAAAATAGCCCTCTTAAATTTGACGTTATGGTTAATACCTGCTTGGACAAGGAGAATGGGAGATTTGAGATGGTTTCTTCGACATTCCCATGCTCATTAATCAACCGGTCTTTGGACTGAGCACATCTTACATATCTTTCGGAGAAACAACGGCCGAGCAAAAGGAAATTGTGGATGGACATCGGAAATTCGATAGGGTTACAGATCCATGGGAAGCAAAACTGAATTTTTGGTAGCCGATTCATAAAttagattctaatttaaataattgttcatAATTAGTTATCCATTAAATATTGAGTTAAATATAaatgatgattaattaatttacgaacatgttttatgttaaaaattgtaatatattatattatacacATTTTAATCTAATAAAAATTACTAGAGCTCATAACATGAaatgttaaatttgtaaaagTTCTTGCTTTTTTCAATATAAATCTGTATGTTATAATTTCCAATACAAAATTTAGATGTATTGTCTTAAGAATTTGCCTTATTTAGATCAAAGTTCTAAAAGTATGTTGTTTTTGTTGAAATACtccaaaaacataaaatagaattcAAATTGTCTACATTGAAGTGAAGGAGAGGGCAGTGAACATAAATATTCATCAGAATTTCCACCTATTTACTTCTGAAACTGTGAGTTCTTCAAGGGAATAAAGAAACCATATTCTCAAAGTCATATAGAAAAGCTAAATGCACATAAGAATTTGTATTTTGGTAACAAGTACAATTTTATTGCAAATGCATAAAGTCAAGGCAGTTGATTTCGTGAAGCCATAACTCATGCAATGTCATTGTGGTTTGAAAGAAGGCTGAACAAACTCAGCCAAGGGCCATGCCATCTAACACAGCTGAGGAAGAAAAGGGCGTTAGGCACGACACGAGCGAGTGGTACAACCATGTAAGGATGATATCAAGAATGGGATTCGGAATCGTTAAGAGAGGCTTCGGCTGCAGAGTTTTGAGCTTCTTCTAATAGCTTCATTTGACGCTCGGCATGTTCTCTTTCACAGGCACTAATTCCCATTATAATGTCCAGCATTGTACCAGTTGTGCCAAAAAACACAAGGGGTGCAAGCGATTTCCTCTTTATTCCCACTGGAATTGCTAGCAATGCTCCTGCTACTGAGAATACCCAAGTGCCCAATGCACTGTGAATATCCAACGATCATCAATAAAATCTCAGGAATAATTCCAGTTgaaagagaaggagaaaaagaaatttaaatactactttggtcTGCGTATTTTGATTTTGGTTCATTGTATTCTTATACTtctaaaatttccaatttttatccttgtattttttgttttggatCATTTTAGTTAATGTACTTTCAAAAGAGCAATCAATACATTAACATGAGTATCCCAAAATCATCCATCTTTGTGCTTTCCACTTTAATCacacaaaagaaacaaaaaatattttagtcaatATACTTTCAAAAGAGCAATACACAGGTGCAACCTAAAATGCACTAATCTTGGTGCATCCCACATTAATCACACACACGAAAGAAaccaaaaatattttgaaaaaaaaaaaaagtaagaagagTTTTCCAAGTAAATTATGATTGGACAAATGGATGGGGTGCATATATATGTAGCTTAGGATGAATTCAagtattttttctttcaaaatgtttattttggtcctatactttaaaaaatggTCATTCTAATCCCTATTTGCAAAGTTTAGCATAAGTTTTATACCCAATGAGAATTTTTAATAATGAGGTGTCATGCTAAAATGAGATAGATAAAAATGAGATAGATATGAAAATAAAGGGAACAAGATAGATCactttttttaaagtatagacATCAAAATAGACATCTGGAGAGTATAGAGactaataaacattttaaaagtatatgaatCAAAATGAACCGAACTACCAGACCAACCTagtatttaaacaaaaaaagaaaatgttaccGTAATAAAATGATATAGATTAGATCACAAACGGTAAAACTTTTTAAGATTCTTTCTGTCATCTTAGCCAAACCGCCTAAGAATAGCTACTAAGTTGATATTTACCAAAATTTAAACCATGGCTATAGCCTTATACCAGAGTCAAGACATTCAACACAacattttgaacaaaatttCTGCATCAATTCGATCCACCAAACAAGTAATGGATTCAAGGATGAATAAGGTAAAAGTATCAGTTTTTGGAGTGAATACCCTATTTGGCGGAAGTTGAGATTATCTTAAAATTCAGCAGCAACATATACATATCCCCTAGGGTTTCGGAGAAAACTGCCCAAATTTTATGCTAGGCAATTTCAGATTTGCACAACAAGATGGTGTTATAAGATAAAATTCTAGAGGAATTTTCAATTGCAATTATACAGTCCAGTTTTCAACAATTGGGAAAGGAGAAAAGCCATCAGAGATATAAAGAGAGATGATAGCAGTAtataaagaaaagggaaagtgAAACTTGAAACAGAAAAGGCTCGAGAGAGCTTACTTTGAAACTGAGCACTCCTCAATATGTTTAACATTTTCTTGGCTTCCCATATCTGTTCCTCGATTAAACGAACTCAATTACTAATGAGAAACAGCAGCAAAATTCTACTCCAATATTATCTGAGAAAGAGAATTATGTGTCAGCACACAACATTCAACAATCTCAATATCAAAAGTATACCATTAGAAAGAGCTGTCCATGGAAAGAACGATAAAAACTATCATAACTTCGAAATAATTCAAGGGTTTTCAAGAAAATGGGTATTCGAAACAGTTTTACCATCAGAAAGAGCTGTCCATGGAAGTCATCAATGGTGCAGATTCAGAAGAAACACAGTCCCatcttttcattaaaaaaaatcaacgaAGAAAAATAGCAGTTCTAGGTCAAACTTCCATCCTCAACAAATTATCAGGAGGGACGGCTCTAAAACCCACCCATTAACCTACATTTCTGTTTGCACTCATTCCTCAACTCGAATCACCTTAATTGTCATCAAATTCTCAATGATGAAATTTGATGAGTAATCATAATTAACAACAAAATGCGAGCTAATCAGTCCTGTTTGCAGAAAGACCGAAgcaatcaaaattaaattcatcgCAGACAGAGGAAGTGAAGcgagaaagagaaggaaaatggagaaaatataagaaaatttcTCACACCCAATTACCCAAACAGTGGTTGACGGTGGGGGTAACGCTTCTCCGGCGAGGAATTTACAGAATTACGATCTGGGACGGTGGATTTTATGAATGCTGAGCCCTAGAATCGGTTGCTGTGGAGTATTGAGGGCTCCGGCCCCTTTGTTTCCCATCGATGGCGAGTTGGGAGGGAAATTTGGGCCAATGATCTAATATCTGGGCAAATCATGggaaatgacccatttttaaaaaattgtcaaTTGACTTTCTGTTAACGTCATCACGATATGAGTTTACAAGAATTACTCTTGATAATTATCTTGCCCTCGCTACATAGATTCACTCTTGCTGTTTGTCTATCTTCCATCATGATGTGATTGTCTGTCACTGTACaattgatttgacaattttcacgaaATCATCTGCCTACAATTTAAAATCGTTAACACACAACAAATATGTAATGGTGAattctttaaaatctaaacttcatttgaattttcattttgttgAACGGAGATTTATTGAATGAGGTTGTCCAGAACGGAGTTTTTTGGAACCAAACAGAGTTTTCAGAATGGAACAAACTTTTCTTGAACGTGGTTTCATTGGTGTTTGTAGGAACGTGGTCTCAAAAAAGCTATGTAAATAGCATAACGAAAGGGGTGTGAGAAAGAGTGACAACGAGACCAAGGGGGAGAGAGATAGAGCGCGAGCGAAAGGGAAAGAGAGCAACAGCGAGAGGTAACAACAACAAGAGTCAAGAAAGCGAGAGCAAAATTGAGAACGGCAGCGAGAGAGGTCCATGTGTATTAAACGATATTCATCTGCTTAGTAAAAAAATGTtatcttgctttgtaggatgacgAAAAGTGTTTACTAGTTCAATACGaaggtgattgggatgagaacTAAAATTTGTATATTGGAGGCGAGCTAACAGGAATTATTGTGCCCATtacattgaagtatgaagaacttaaagctCGTATTTATAGGGTTGCAAATGTAAGTTGCTCAGAGTTTGATGTTGttatgagagttaaatataaccTTGACTATGAAGCCCCTCCACAGTACATACGAAATGATGGTGATGTTCGCTTCTTTCTTTTTCGAAAAGATCTTTGTAGAGTTCAGCTATATGTAACGTTAAAATCGAACCATGACAAAAATGTAAATGTGAGTTATGATGGTACAGGAGTAGACAACTAATACGAGGTATCATATGAGCTTAATTGAGAAGAAGGTGATATTCCTTTGTCTATGAACACTcaaccatcaacattatcaacAGACAATGACAACATTCATGCATGAGACTTGAAAAGAGAAACTCAATGTAACGGACATGTTCTTGGTAATGAGAGATTGGGAGAACTTACTTCAatggattgtggtccttcagAAGAGCATGATCCTTTCGTGgttggtaatgagagatcaGCATGATTGAATTttatggattgtggtccttcagAAGAGCGTGATTCTTTCGTGGTTAATAACGAGAGATCAGCATGATTGAATTCTAGGGACTGTGGTCCTTTAAAGGTGCGTAGACTTGCAATGGCTGTTAATGAGAGATCAGCAAGATTGAATTCCGTGTCTTCATATCGTAGAGGGGAATTGATTATG
This region includes:
- the LOC120086511 gene encoding uncharacterized protein LOC120086511; this encodes MGSQENVKHIEECSVSNALGTWVFSVAGALLAIPVGIKRKSLAPLVFFGTTGTMLDIIMGISACEREHAERQMKLLEEAQNSAAEASLNDSESHS